One Ardenticatenales bacterium genomic region harbors:
- a CDS encoding aspartate kinase produces the protein MTLVMKFGGTSVGSAAALKQTAELVRMGTAAWARVVVVASAMGTKPVKVTDLLLNGARSALAGDNQTYLQVAEELRRVHYEVIDALLEPEGERQAVLVDNARFIDRFAALCQSVLVLGELTPRALDAISGMGEQMSVRILAAYLRQLGFAAVAVDATELIRTDSVFQSATPNMAETTRLTQARLGAILAQGGLPVVTGFIGANATGVMTTLGRGGSDFSAAVLGQALPAGEVWIWTDVDGVMSADPRLVPEARTIPELTNREVSELAYYGAKVLHPKTIRPVVENGIPLRIKNTFNPDHPGTLIVADRTNGRGRIKAVTAIPDLALVTLEGKGMLGVPGIAARTFGAVARSQANVLLITQASSEQSICFSVPRAAAESVIASLEAEFGRELQRRDIDHIWALQPVGIVTVVGAGMRGTPGIAGRIFSVLGDHHINVIAIAQGSSECSISLVVDAADVPQAVRQLHTLTLP, from the coding sequence ATGACCCTTGTAATGAAATTCGGCGGCACTTCCGTGGGAAGCGCCGCGGCCTTGAAACAGACAGCGGAACTGGTGCGCATGGGAACGGCGGCGTGGGCGCGGGTCGTTGTCGTCGCCTCCGCCATGGGCACAAAGCCGGTGAAAGTGACCGACCTGCTCCTGAATGGCGCGCGCAGCGCCCTGGCCGGTGATAATCAGACCTACCTGCAAGTGGCGGAGGAATTGCGCCGCGTCCATTACGAAGTAATTGATGCGCTGTTGGAGCCGGAAGGGGAGCGGCAGGCCGTGCTTGTCGACAATGCCCGGTTTATTGACCGTTTTGCGGCGCTGTGCCAGTCGGTGCTGGTGTTGGGAGAGCTGACGCCGCGCGCGCTGGACGCCATCAGCGGCATGGGGGAGCAAATGAGCGTGCGTATCCTGGCTGCCTATTTGCGCCAGCTTGGTTTTGCGGCGGTGGCCGTGGATGCCACGGAACTGATCCGCACGGACAGTGTGTTTCAGTCGGCCACACCGAACATGGCGGAGACTACGCGCCTGACCCAGGCGCGCCTGGGCGCGATCCTGGCGCAAGGTGGATTGCCCGTGGTGACGGGTTTCATTGGGGCCAATGCCACTGGCGTGATGACCACGCTGGGGCGCGGAGGGTCTGATTTCAGCGCCGCTGTGTTGGGGCAGGCGTTGCCCGCCGGCGAAGTGTGGATTTGGACGGATGTGGACGGTGTGATGTCGGCGGACCCGCGCCTGGTGCCGGAGGCGCGTACCATCCCGGAGCTGACGAATCGGGAGGTGTCGGAACTGGCGTATTATGGCGCGAAGGTGCTGCATCCGAAGACGATTCGCCCGGTTGTGGAGAATGGCATCCCGCTGCGCATCAAGAATACGTTCAACCCGGACCACCCGGGTACGTTGATTGTGGCCGACCGGACCAATGGGCGCGGTCGGATCAAGGCGGTGACGGCCATCCCGGACCTTGCGCTGGTGACGTTGGAGGGGAAGGGGATGTTGGGCGTGCCCGGCATTGCCGCGCGCACGTTTGGGGCGGTGGCGCGCAGCCAGGCGAATGTGCTGCTGATCACGCAGGCATCGTCAGAGCAGTCTATTTGCTTTTCCGTGCCGCGAGCGGCCGCGGAAAGTGTGATTGCCAGCCTGGAGGCGGAGTTTGGGCGCGAATTGCAGCGGCGAGATATTGATCATATCTGGGCGCTGCAGCCGGTGGGGATTGTGACGGTAGTGGGGGCGGGGATGCGGGGGACGCCGGGAATTGCCGGCAGAATCTTCAGCGTCCTCGGCGATCATCACATCAACGTCATCGCCATCGCGCAGGGTTCTTCCGAATGCAGCATCAGCCTCGTCGTGGACGCGGCGGACGTCCCCCAGGCGGTGCGGCAATTGCACACCCTCACCCTGCCGTAA
- the trxA gene encoding thioredoxin: MLKTKNVIDATDATFQQDVIARSHETTVVVDFWAPWCGPCRMLGPVLERLANEPDSGFVLAKINVDHNPRVAQQFMVRSIPAVKAFRGGEMVGGFVGAQPETQVRAFLRQVAPSASNGVRRSGQQLLAQGKWAEAEAAFRDALKDDDDASTRLGLAQALLRQGKGCAAETQLRDFPHGPEFGEAERLLPLAHYLCAAERNQLNGSDELTTLYRQAAGQISRRDYAAGLYNLLAIVRQDKQYRQGEPKFVMLALFTLMGEQDATVQAYRQQLASALF, encoded by the coding sequence ATGCTAAAAACCAAGAACGTGATAGACGCCACTGACGCCACATTTCAGCAGGACGTGATCGCACGATCCCATGAGACGACGGTGGTCGTCGATTTTTGGGCGCCTTGGTGCGGACCTTGCCGAATGCTGGGGCCAGTGCTGGAAAGATTGGCAAACGAACCGGACAGCGGATTTGTGCTGGCGAAGATCAACGTGGACCACAATCCGCGCGTGGCGCAGCAGTTTATGGTGCGCAGCATCCCCGCCGTGAAGGCGTTTCGCGGGGGCGAGATGGTCGGCGGCTTCGTCGGCGCGCAACCGGAAACCCAGGTACGCGCCTTTTTGCGACAGGTAGCGCCCAGCGCCAGCAATGGCGTGCGCCGGAGCGGACAACAGCTTTTGGCGCAAGGAAAATGGGCGGAAGCGGAAGCCGCCTTCCGCGATGCGCTGAAAGATGACGACGACGCGTCGACGCGCCTCGGTCTGGCGCAAGCCTTGCTGCGCCAGGGAAAAGGATGCGCGGCGGAAACACAGTTGCGCGATTTCCCCCACGGCCCGGAATTTGGCGAGGCGGAGCGGCTACTACCTCTGGCTCACTACTTGTGCGCCGCCGAACGCAACCAGCTAAACGGCAGCGATGAGTTGACCACTCTCTACCGGCAGGCAGCGGGGCAGATCAGCCGCCGCGATTATGCCGCCGGTCTCTACAATCTGCTGGCTATCGTGCGTCAGGATAAGCAGTATCGCCAGGGCGAGCCAAAATTCGTTATGTTGGCGCTGTTTACGCTCATGGGGGAGCAGGATGCCACCGTGCAGGCGTATCGGCAGCAGTTGGCGTCCGCTTTGTTTTAA
- a CDS encoding ABC transporter ATP-binding protein, whose protein sequence is MPAAPTIPTTGTQTVISIHDLSFAYGDGHVALRAVSLDIRAGEKVALVGPNGAGKSTLMLHLNGILGQRDHGRGQPENGHITVGGLPLNKANLPTIRARVGLVFQNPDDQLFSPTVYEDVAFGPLHMGLPEPDVRARVARALSQVGMDGFGERLSHHLSIGQKKRISMATVLSMDPEILVLDEPSAGLDPRARRALINLLRDLPITMLVSTHDMLMVRELFPRMIIMDEGQIVADGPTATLMADKNLLESHGLEMP, encoded by the coding sequence ATGCCGGCAGCACCCACCATCCCCACAACCGGCACGCAAACCGTCATCTCCATCCATGACCTCTCATTTGCCTATGGCGATGGTCACGTCGCCCTGCGCGCCGTCTCCCTGGACATTCGCGCCGGGGAAAAAGTCGCGTTGGTGGGTCCGAACGGTGCCGGCAAAAGCACCCTCATGCTCCACCTCAACGGCATCCTCGGCCAGCGCGACCACGGTCGCGGTCAACCCGAAAACGGCCACATCACCGTCGGCGGCCTCCCCCTCAACAAAGCCAATCTCCCCACCATCCGCGCCCGCGTTGGTCTCGTGTTCCAAAACCCCGACGATCAACTCTTTTCCCCCACCGTGTACGAAGACGTGGCCTTTGGACCGCTGCACATGGGCCTCCCTGAACCGGACGTGCGCGCCCGCGTCGCACGGGCGCTGAGCCAGGTCGGCATGGACGGCTTCGGCGAGCGACTCTCCCATCACCTGAGCATCGGGCAAAAGAAGCGCATCTCCATGGCCACCGTCCTCTCCATGGACCCGGAAATCCTCGTCCTCGACGAACCCTCCGCCGGCCTCGATCCTCGCGCCCGCCGCGCCCTCATCAACCTCCTGCGCGATCTGCCCATCACCATGCTCGTCTCCACGCACGACATGCTCATGGTGCGCGAGCTTTTCCCGCGCATGATCATCATGGACGAAGGCCAGATCGTCGCCGACGGCCCCACCGCCACGCTCATGGCCGATAAAAACCTCCTCGAATCCCACGGCCTGGAAATGCCTTAA
- the cbiQ gene encoding cobalt ECF transporter T component CbiQ, translating to MHINTFDRFEHRYSLIHDLDPRVKVVVTLLFIIANVLLPDGAWWAFLAGWLFLLWLTRLADLPLTYAVKRAFIVLPFTLAAVTVMFTLPGRTLASWHVGTWDLVVTDAGILRFASIVIRSWLSIQCAILLTATTALPDLLHALEHLRLPRVLIAIIAFMYRYLFVLADEALRLLRARESRSARGGAGKAGGTIAWRARVAGHMVGQLFMRSLERSDRVYNAMLARGYDGRLLTLNPHEMRRQDWAAGVLAVFLIAGIQLLGHLLT from the coding sequence ATGCACATCAACACGTTCGACCGCTTTGAACACCGCTACAGCCTCATCCACGACCTGGACCCCCGCGTAAAGGTCGTGGTCACGCTGCTCTTTATCATCGCCAACGTCCTCCTACCGGATGGCGCATGGTGGGCATTCCTGGCGGGCTGGCTGTTCCTGCTCTGGCTGACCCGCCTTGCCGATCTGCCCCTCACTTACGCCGTCAAACGCGCCTTTATTGTGCTGCCGTTCACGCTGGCGGCGGTGACGGTGATGTTCACGCTGCCGGGGCGGACGCTGGCGTCGTGGCATGTGGGAACCTGGGATTTGGTGGTGACGGATGCCGGCATTCTCCGTTTCGCCAGCATCGTCATTCGTAGCTGGCTTTCTATCCAGTGCGCCATCCTCCTCACCGCCACCACCGCCTTGCCCGACCTGCTGCACGCCCTGGAACACCTGCGCCTGCCGCGCGTCCTCATCGCCATCATCGCCTTCATGTACCGCTACCTCTTCGTCCTTGCCGACGAAGCGTTGCGCCTCCTGCGCGCCCGCGAATCCCGCAGCGCCCGCGGCGGAGCCGGCAAAGCGGGCGGAACCATCGCCTGGCGCGCCCGCGTCGCCGGCCACATGGTCGGCCAACTCTTCATGCGCAGCCTGGAACGGAGCGACCGCGTCTACAATGCCATGCTGGCACGCGGCTACGATGGCCGCCTGCTCACGCTAAATCCGCACGAAATGCGGCGGCAGGATTGGGCGGCGGGCGTGTTGGCTGTGTTTTTGATTGCCGGCATTCAACTGCTAGGCCACCTCCTCACCTGA
- a CDS encoding PDGLE domain-containing protein: MPIFAVNTLMHIPDGFLSLFISIICWLITLTVLGVALRRTTHSFDERLAPLAGIMAAFIFAAQMINFPVTFGTSGHLIGATLAYIVLGPWLGMLAMTAVIAAQGFFFQDGGLVVMGANILCMGIIPGVIGYGIYQLGRGRARGTQLVAAGIGSWVSIMIAAFVVALLLGASGTTSLSLAVPAMLGIHALIGIGEALITVAALSYVMQTRPGLLQSGAETGQKRWILAGAVATLIVVLLSPLASAAPDGLEWVAGQIGFLDTAQNAPFQVLPDYTLPFLGETHVSTILAGMIGAVVVAGIMFLLFRLLRRPHQAN, encoded by the coding sequence ATGCCCATCTTCGCCGTCAATACCCTGATGCACATCCCCGATGGATTCCTCAGCCTGTTCATTTCCATCATCTGCTGGCTCATCACCCTCACCGTCTTGGGCGTGGCCTTGCGCCGCACCACCCATTCCTTCGACGAACGACTGGCGCCACTTGCCGGCATCATGGCCGCCTTCATCTTCGCCGCGCAAATGATCAACTTCCCCGTCACCTTCGGCACATCCGGCCACCTCATCGGCGCCACCCTGGCCTACATCGTCCTCGGACCGTGGCTGGGCATGTTAGCCATGACCGCCGTCATCGCCGCGCAGGGCTTCTTCTTCCAGGACGGCGGCCTCGTCGTCATGGGCGCCAACATCCTCTGCATGGGCATCATCCCCGGCGTCATCGGTTATGGTATCTACCAGTTGGGACGGGGTCGCGCGCGCGGCACGCAGTTGGTCGCTGCCGGCATTGGCTCCTGGGTCTCCATCATGATCGCCGCCTTCGTGGTCGCCCTGCTGCTGGGCGCCAGCGGCACCACCAGCCTCAGCCTGGCCGTGCCCGCCATGCTGGGCATCCACGCCCTCATCGGCATCGGCGAAGCCCTGATCACGGTGGCCGCCCTCAGCTACGTGATGCAAACGCGACCCGGCCTGCTGCAAAGCGGCGCAGAAACGGGACAAAAACGGTGGATTTTGGCCGGCGCGGTCGCCACGTTGATCGTCGTGCTGCTCTCGCCGCTCGCTTCCGCCGCCCCGGATGGGCTGGAGTGGGTAGCAGGGCAAATCGGCTTTTTGGACACGGCGCAAAACGCGCCTTTCCAGGTGCTGCCCGATTACACGCTGCCGTTTCTGGGAGAAACGCACGTTTCGACTATTCTGGCGGGCATGATTGGGGCGGTGGTGGTTGCCGGCATTATGTTCCTCCTCTTCCGCCTGCTACGCCGCCCCCACCAGGCCAACTAA
- a CDS encoding transcriptional repressor — MRAAPTIMSHYRLNYLDRIRELGHRVTPQRQLVLDTICERGGHATAREVYEQVRLTAPSVNRATVYRALDFFCALNLVAKTELAGRTVYEMMGEEPHHHIVCTECGQVAFVPDTLFDELAAQLWEQHGFRVALQHMALAGKCRHCLSLPPP; from the coding sequence ATGAGGGCTGCTCCAACGATTATGTCACACTATCGTCTGAATTATCTCGACCGCATCCGTGAACTGGGGCATCGCGTGACGCCGCAGCGGCAGCTTGTGCTGGATACGATTTGCGAGCGCGGCGGCCATGCGACGGCGCGCGAGGTTTATGAGCAGGTGCGGCTGACCGCGCCATCGGTGAATCGGGCCACGGTGTATCGGGCGCTAGATTTTTTTTGTGCGCTGAATCTGGTGGCAAAGACGGAGTTGGCGGGTCGGACGGTGTATGAGATGATGGGAGAAGAGCCACATCATCACATTGTTTGCACGGAGTGCGGTCAGGTGGCGTTTGTGCCCGATACGCTTTTCGATGAACTGGCGGCGCAATTATGGGAGCAGCACGGTTTTCGCGTTGCGTTGCAGCACATGGCGTTGGCGGGAAAATGCCGGCATTGCCTCTCCCTCCCCCCCCCCTGA